The following coding sequences lie in one Polynucleobacter sp. HIN7 genomic window:
- the pal gene encoding peptidoglycan-associated lipoprotein Pal — protein MKTTSPQRRLVLTSILGGIGLLSACSSGVKLDDVSTMKTQEAKSSNIASQPWNDPKSPLFQRSIYFDFDEYTIKPQYQNMLQAGAAFLKQNPQQKIMIQGNTDDRGTAEYNLALGQRRSDAVRKALAALGVPDSQMEAVSLGKEKPKAEGNTEAAWAENRRADIIYITK, from the coding sequence ATGAAAACCACATCACCCCAGCGTCGCTTAGTACTAACCAGCATTTTGGGAGGCATTGGCTTACTCAGTGCGTGCTCGTCGGGCGTTAAATTAGATGATGTCAGTACCATGAAAACCCAAGAGGCCAAGAGTAGCAATATTGCTTCTCAGCCATGGAATGACCCTAAGAGCCCGCTCTTTCAGCGCAGCATCTATTTTGACTTTGATGAATACACCATCAAACCCCAATATCAAAATATGCTACAAGCCGGAGCTGCTTTCTTAAAACAAAACCCCCAACAAAAGATCATGATTCAGGGCAATACCGATGATCGTGGTACCGCCGAATATAACCTCGCTCTTGGTCAACGACGCTCAGATGCCGTTCGTAAAGCCCTCGCAGCGCTGGGCGTACCCGATAGCCAAATGGAAGCCGTGAGTCTTGGTAAAGAAAAACCCAAAGCAGAAGGTAACACCGAAGCTGCATGGGCTGAGAACCGTCGCGCTGACATCATCTACATCACCAAATAA
- the queC gene encoding 7-cyano-7-deazaguanine synthase QueC — protein sequence MLFSGGLDSTTILALAKQLGYRCYALSVHYGQKHSSELDAAKRIAQSFGVERHEVIHLDLARFGGSALTDEMLRVPTEGDPKTTDIPITYVPARNTIMLSMALAWAESLGSIDVFYGANAVDYSGYPDCRPEYVKSFETMANLATKAGVESTNEQHRFRIHAPIISMSKAQIIQLGQSLGIDYSQTVSCYQANQEGQACGVCESCQLRKVGFKEAGVADPTRYQY from the coding sequence ATTCTGTTCTCTGGCGGTTTGGACTCCACGACTATTCTGGCGCTTGCCAAACAACTCGGCTATCGCTGTTATGCCCTCTCAGTTCATTACGGCCAAAAGCATTCGTCTGAGTTAGATGCTGCAAAACGGATTGCCCAGTCGTTCGGTGTTGAGCGCCATGAAGTTATCCACCTGGATCTTGCCCGCTTTGGTGGGTCCGCCCTCACTGACGAGATGCTGCGTGTTCCAACCGAGGGCGATCCAAAGACAACAGACATCCCGATTACCTATGTACCCGCTCGCAACACCATCATGCTCTCGATGGCCCTAGCCTGGGCCGAGTCTCTAGGCAGTATTGATGTGTTCTATGGTGCTAATGCAGTGGATTACTCTGGGTATCCAGATTGTCGGCCTGAGTATGTGAAGTCCTTCGAAACCATGGCGAACTTAGCCACAAAAGCTGGGGTCGAATCTACTAATGAGCAGCACCGATTTCGGATCCACGCGCCCATCATTTCCATGAGTAAGGCCCAGATCATTCAACTGGGTCAGTCCTTAGGAATCGACTACAGCCAAACCGTTTCGTGCTATCAAGCCAATCAAGAAGGTCAAGCCTGCGGCGTTTGTGAATCGTGTCAACTTCGTAAAGTAGGATTTAAAGAGGCTGGGGTAGCCGATCCAACGAGATATCAGTATTAA
- the glyA gene encoding serine hydroxymethyltransferase, producing MFDRQHTLAHIDPELWTSIQNENRRQEEHIELIASENYTSPAVMAAQGSQLTNKYAEGYPGKRYYGGCEFVDVAEQLAIDRVKKLFGADAANVQPHCGASANQAVFLAFLKPGDTFMGMSLAEGGHLSHGMALNMSGKWFNAISYGLDQNEAIDYEQMERLAREKKPKLIIAGASAYSLQIDFERFAKVAKEIGAIFMVDMAHYAGLIAAGVYPNPVPYADVVTSTTHKSLRGPRGGIILMKAEHEKAINSAVFPGMQGGPLMHVIAAKAVAFKEALEPSFKDYQKQVIANAQALANSLIERGLRIVSGRTESHVMLVDLRAKKITGKEAEAALGAAHITVNKNAIPNDPEKPMVTSGIRLGSPAMTTRGFKEAEAKQVGQLIADVLDHPNDANHLAKVREQVNALTKRFPVYGN from the coding sequence ATGTTTGATCGTCAGCACACTTTAGCGCACATTGACCCTGAGTTATGGACTAGCATCCAAAACGAGAACCGTCGTCAAGAGGAGCATATTGAGCTCATCGCCTCTGAAAACTATACCTCACCCGCAGTGATGGCCGCTCAGGGCTCACAATTAACCAACAAATATGCCGAGGGTTATCCCGGTAAGCGCTATTACGGTGGCTGTGAATTTGTCGATGTGGCTGAGCAATTGGCGATCGATCGAGTCAAGAAATTGTTTGGAGCCGACGCCGCCAATGTGCAACCCCATTGCGGAGCATCGGCTAATCAAGCGGTTTTCTTAGCCTTTTTAAAGCCTGGCGATACCTTTATGGGCATGAGCCTTGCTGAGGGCGGACATTTATCGCATGGTATGGCCCTTAATATGAGCGGTAAATGGTTTAACGCGATCTCCTATGGACTCGATCAAAACGAAGCGATTGATTACGAGCAAATGGAGCGCTTAGCGCGCGAGAAAAAACCAAAACTCATCATTGCTGGTGCGTCCGCTTATTCTTTGCAGATTGATTTTGAGCGTTTTGCAAAAGTGGCTAAAGAGATCGGTGCCATTTTTATGGTCGACATGGCGCACTACGCAGGATTGATCGCTGCAGGTGTGTACCCCAATCCAGTGCCCTATGCGGATGTGGTGACTTCAACGACGCATAAGAGTCTACGTGGTCCACGCGGTGGCATCATTCTCATGAAAGCTGAGCATGAGAAAGCCATTAACTCTGCGGTATTCCCAGGTATGCAAGGTGGCCCCTTAATGCATGTAATCGCCGCGAAGGCGGTGGCATTTAAAGAAGCCTTAGAGCCTAGCTTTAAAGACTATCAAAAGCAGGTAATTGCCAATGCGCAAGCCTTAGCAAATTCGTTGATTGAGCGGGGCCTGCGGATTGTCTCGGGTAGAACGGAGTCGCACGTGATGCTCGTCGATCTACGTGCGAAGAAAATTACCGGTAAGGAAGCCGAGGCCGCATTAGGCGCTGCTCACATTACCGTGAACAAAAATGCGATTCCCAATGATCCTGAAAAACCCATGGTAACGAGTGGGATTCGCTTGGGTTCTCCAGCGATGACCACGCGCGGTTTTAAAGAGGCCGAAGCCAAGCAAGTGGGGCAACTGATTGCCGACGTACTCGATCACCCCAATGATGCTAATCATTTGGCAAAAGTGCGCGAGCAAGTGAATGCGCTTACTAAACGTTTCCCCGTCTACGGAAATTAA
- the tolA gene encoding cell envelope integrity protein TolA: MSSATLNSSWQFHADREPGTTKAFVLSLGAHLFLIALLTLGIHWKTSSSPAGVEVELWDASVPPPSVTPAPIMDVKPEAAEIVIKKTKPPPEPPKEAVRKPEPKPEKKAESKPPEKKADPKEDAAAKKAAAAAEKARLDQLARLKAAAGAEGGSGGKVGDGVGAGGNAPPGYADRVRKKIKPLIVFNTESTSGNPTVVVLVDLAPDGMILKRTVTSPSTDPAWDRAVLIAIDRAESLPRDENGKIPMRQIKLTFKPKD; encoded by the coding sequence ATGAGTAGCGCAACCCTTAATTCCTCGTGGCAGTTTCATGCGGATCGGGAACCGGGAACCACCAAAGCGTTTGTACTCTCATTAGGAGCCCATCTTTTTCTGATTGCTTTACTGACTTTGGGGATTCATTGGAAAACGAGTTCCAGCCCTGCTGGTGTTGAGGTGGAGCTCTGGGATGCAAGCGTTCCACCCCCAAGTGTTACACCCGCCCCCATAATGGATGTAAAGCCCGAAGCGGCTGAGATCGTTATTAAGAAAACCAAACCACCGCCTGAGCCACCCAAAGAGGCAGTAAGAAAACCCGAGCCCAAGCCTGAGAAAAAAGCAGAATCCAAGCCACCCGAGAAAAAGGCTGACCCTAAAGAAGATGCGGCTGCTAAAAAAGCTGCCGCTGCTGCGGAGAAAGCACGCCTGGATCAATTGGCCCGTTTAAAAGCAGCTGCTGGTGCTGAAGGCGGTAGTGGCGGCAAAGTGGGTGATGGCGTCGGTGCGGGCGGTAATGCCCCACCCGGCTACGCCGATCGGGTACGCAAGAAAATTAAACCCCTCATCGTCTTTAATACGGAGTCCACCAGCGGTAATCCAACGGTGGTGGTATTGGTTGATCTCGCTCCCGATGGCATGATTTTGAAACGGACCGTGACCTCGCCCAGCACCGATCCAGCCTGGGATCGTGCGGTCCTAATTGCGATTGATCGTGCCGAGAGCCTACCGCGTGACGAAAACGGCAAAATCCCGATGCGTCAAATCAAATTAACCTTTAAACCAAAAGATTAA
- the kdsB gene encoding 3-deoxy-manno-octulosonate cytidylyltransferase gives MTVFTVVIPARLASTRLERKALADLGGKPMVVRVAERAKQSKAKQILVATDAVEIEAACHAAGLTVLMTRADHPSGTDRIAEVASRLGLDDEALIVNVQGDEPLIPVELINQVADTLAANPQCVMSTAAVAIQSAEEITNPNAVKVVLNQQREALYFSRAAVPYDRTQSSPTYYRHIGIYAYRVGFLKKYAQLATSPLEIAESLEQLRALWHGYRIAVHTASELPPAGVDTLEDLARVRAFF, from the coding sequence ATGACCGTATTTACCGTTGTAATCCCGGCGCGTTTAGCATCGACACGGCTTGAGCGCAAAGCGCTTGCGGATCTGGGTGGTAAACCAATGGTGGTGCGTGTGGCCGAGCGTGCAAAACAATCCAAAGCAAAACAAATTTTGGTTGCCACCGATGCCGTTGAGATTGAAGCTGCCTGCCATGCGGCAGGATTGACCGTCCTTATGACTCGTGCAGATCACCCTAGTGGTACCGATCGGATTGCGGAGGTTGCCTCTCGCTTAGGCCTGGATGACGAGGCACTGATTGTGAACGTACAAGGGGATGAGCCTTTAATTCCGGTGGAACTCATCAATCAAGTCGCTGATACATTAGCAGCAAATCCGCAATGCGTCATGAGTACAGCCGCTGTAGCCATTCAAAGTGCTGAGGAAATTACCAATCCCAATGCGGTGAAAGTAGTCCTCAATCAACAACGCGAAGCCTTGTACTTCTCGCGAGCAGCTGTGCCCTACGATCGCACTCAATCGTCACCTACTTACTATCGCCATATCGGTATCTATGCCTACCGCGTGGGTTTTCTAAAAAAGTATGCCCAACTTGCAACATCTCCATTAGAGATTGCAGAGTCTCTAGAGCAATTGCGTGCACTCTGGCACGGCTACCGTATCGCAGTGCATACCGCCTCTGAATTGCCACCAGCCGGCGTAGACACCCTCGAAGATCTTGCGCGGGTGCGTGCCTTCTTTTAA
- the tolB gene encoding Tol-Pal system beta propeller repeat protein TolB, with product MIFQRLCTIPLLALGIIMGLFINPAHAQMNIEIKGVGQTLYPIAVSRFKDEDKLPVKISDVIRQNLTRSGYFRNVELGNGVEDDQVVPNFKTWAARGADALAVGSVTQKSPGQYEVRYRLYDIRKGESLNGLIVSASEDNLRLAAHKISDDIIFKLLGERGVFSTRLSYVMKEGKRYRLVISDADGQNMRNALNSSEPIISVAWSPDGQKIAYVSFEDRKPIVYVHELATGRRIVLSNERGNNSAPSWAPDGKSLAISLSKDGNTQIYRVNADGSNLRRLTQGNTIDTEPQFSPDGKFIYFTSDRGGNPQIYRMSADGERGEPARRITFKQPYATSARISPDGKYLAYIGGAGGGFKLFLMNLLTGDSTPMTDTSFDESPSFAANGRYILYSTQVGGKKVLAAVSVDGYVKQILSVPGSDVRQPSWGPFMDR from the coding sequence ATGATATTCCAGCGCTTATGCACCATTCCCCTACTGGCACTTGGCATCATCATGGGGCTTTTCATCAACCCCGCGCATGCTCAAATGAATATTGAGATCAAGGGTGTTGGCCAAACCCTCTATCCGATTGCGGTTTCCCGATTTAAAGATGAGGACAAATTACCGGTCAAGATTTCCGATGTGATTCGCCAAAATCTCACACGTAGTGGTTACTTCCGAAATGTCGAGCTTGGCAATGGAGTCGAAGACGATCAAGTTGTTCCTAACTTCAAAACGTGGGCGGCGCGCGGCGCTGATGCCTTGGCAGTTGGGTCGGTCACCCAAAAATCCCCAGGGCAGTATGAGGTTCGTTACCGCTTATACGACATTCGTAAGGGCGAGAGTCTTAATGGATTAATTGTTTCAGCCAGTGAAGATAACTTGCGCCTGGCAGCCCACAAAATTTCAGATGACATCATCTTCAAACTCTTGGGTGAGCGCGGCGTATTCTCCACCCGTCTGTCATATGTCATGAAAGAGGGTAAGCGCTATCGCTTAGTCATCTCGGACGCCGATGGTCAGAATATGCGCAACGCGCTCAATAGTAGTGAGCCCATCATTTCTGTAGCGTGGTCGCCCGATGGTCAAAAGATCGCTTATGTATCCTTTGAAGATCGCAAGCCCATCGTTTATGTGCATGAGCTGGCGACAGGCCGTCGCATTGTTCTCTCCAATGAGCGCGGCAACAACAGCGCCCCATCCTGGGCTCCCGACGGCAAAAGCCTAGCAATCTCACTCTCCAAAGATGGCAATACGCAAATCTATCGAGTCAATGCCGATGGCAGTAATCTAAGGCGCCTCACACAAGGCAATACGATTGATACCGAGCCACAGTTTTCTCCCGACGGTAAATTTATTTATTTCACGAGCGATCGTGGCGGCAATCCACAAATTTATCGGATGAGTGCCGATGGAGAGCGCGGCGAACCAGCTAGACGAATCACCTTTAAGCAACCCTATGCAACCTCAGCGCGTATCTCACCCGATGGTAAGTACTTGGCTTACATCGGCGGTGCAGGCGGCGGCTTCAAGCTCTTTTTAATGAATCTCCTCACGGGTGATAGCACTCCCATGACCGATACCAGCTTTGATGAGTCCCCAAGTTTTGCGGCCAACGGTCGCTACATTCTGTACTCAACCCAAGTCGGGGGTAAAAAAGTATTGGCAGCGGTTTCGGTTGATGGCTATGTCAAACAAATATTAAGTGTTCCAGGATCCGATGTACGTCAACCATCCTGGGGACCATTTATGGATCGCTAA
- the nrdR gene encoding transcriptional regulator NrdR: MRCPFCHSDDTQVMDTRVSDEGDSVRRRRRCASCDKRFTTYERAELSLPAIVKKNGSRVEYSHEKLVSSIRLALRKRPVSSDAVDDAIGRIEEKLMASGEKEIPSERVGELVMRELKRLDKVAYIRFASVYRSFADLESFESALKELK; this comes from the coding sequence ATGCGTTGCCCGTTTTGCCATAGTGACGATACCCAGGTGATGGATACCCGGGTATCGGATGAGGGCGATTCGGTCAGACGCCGCAGGCGCTGCGCATCGTGCGATAAGCGCTTCACCACCTATGAGCGAGCCGAGTTAAGTCTGCCTGCCATTGTGAAAAAAAATGGCAGTCGGGTGGAGTACAGCCATGAGAAATTAGTGAGCTCGATCCGCTTAGCGTTACGCAAACGCCCGGTTTCCTCGGATGCGGTTGATGATGCGATCGGACGCATCGAAGAAAAACTGATGGCCTCCGGCGAAAAAGAAATCCCTAGCGAGCGGGTTGGTGAACTAGTCATGCGTGAACTCAAGCGCTTAGATAAAGTCGCCTACATCCGCTTTGCATCGGTCTATCGTAGCTTTGCCGATCTCGAGTCGTTTGAGAGCGCTCTCAAAGAGCTGAAGTAA
- the tolR gene encoding protein TolR yields MASRSSFRSSRRKAIADINVVPYIDVMLVLLVIFMVTAPLVNPGVVNLPTVGGAKVQALPPVFITIGADESITIRKEGESTQTISKLELGAFARSQAEKSAEQPVVLAADKSIKYEVVMDVMSRLKENGVKRVGLAVRSQ; encoded by the coding sequence ATGGCTAGCCGCTCATCCTTTCGCTCCTCTCGTCGGAAAGCGATTGCGGACATTAATGTGGTGCCCTACATCGATGTGATGTTGGTGCTCTTAGTCATCTTTATGGTGACCGCCCCACTCGTTAATCCCGGAGTGGTCAATCTTCCAACCGTGGGTGGCGCGAAGGTTCAAGCCCTACCCCCGGTCTTTATTACGATTGGTGCTGATGAGTCTATTACGATTCGCAAAGAGGGTGAGAGTACACAGACCATTTCTAAATTAGAGCTCGGCGCCTTTGCGCGCTCGCAAGCTGAAAAATCTGCTGAGCAACCGGTTGTTCTAGCGGCCGATAAATCCATCAAATACGAAGTGGTGATGGATGTGATGTCTCGCTTAAAAGAAAATGGTGTTAAACGCGTGGGATTGGCTGTTCGTAGTCAGTAA
- a CDS encoding Trm112 family protein: MNRNLLDIVVCPICKSSLHLDEDKHELICKVDKLAYPIRDDIPVMLVDEARSLSSEETAALSK; encoded by the coding sequence ATGAATAGAAATCTACTCGATATTGTGGTTTGCCCGATTTGTAAGAGCTCGCTCCATTTGGATGAAGATAAACACGAGCTCATTTGCAAAGTCGATAAACTTGCTTACCCAATTCGCGATGACATTCCGGTCATGCTAGTTGATGAAGCGCGCAGTCTCAGTTCTGAAGAAACTGCTGCTCTCTCTAAATAA
- the tolQ gene encoding protein TolQ — MNPTEDLSILTLVLNASILVQAVMVLLLSLSVASWTIIFRKGSNLRAARRETERFERDFWAGGDLQTLFEAAQRKMSSAGTQVNAAVLERIFAAGMQEFLKAKEIDAARRAMKAAYQREMDRLEANLPFLASVGSVSPYIGLLGTVWGIMHAFRGLANVQQATLASVAPGIAEALVATAIGLFAAIPAVVAYNRYSTDIDRLSIHFESFIEEFTNILQRQGARL, encoded by the coding sequence ATGAACCCTACTGAAGACCTTTCTATTCTGACCCTGGTTCTCAACGCCAGCATCTTGGTTCAAGCGGTGATGGTATTACTCTTGAGCCTCTCTGTGGCCTCGTGGACCATCATTTTTCGAAAGGGCTCAAACTTACGCGCGGCGCGCCGTGAGACGGAGCGCTTTGAGCGTGATTTTTGGGCGGGTGGCGACTTGCAAACCTTATTTGAGGCTGCCCAGCGCAAAATGAGTAGCGCTGGTACCCAAGTCAATGCAGCAGTTTTAGAGCGCATCTTCGCTGCCGGGATGCAGGAGTTTTTAAAGGCCAAAGAAATCGATGCGGCACGGCGCGCGATGAAAGCCGCCTATCAACGCGAGATGGATCGCCTTGAAGCCAATTTGCCCTTTCTAGCATCCGTTGGCTCAGTATCTCCTTACATTGGACTCCTCGGAACAGTCTGGGGGATCATGCACGCCTTTCGCGGTTTGGCCAATGTGCAACAAGCGACTCTTGCGTCTGTGGCCCCAGGCATTGCAGAAGCGCTGGTAGCTACTGCGATCGGATTATTTGCAGCCATCCCTGCGGTCGTGGCTTATAACCGTTACTCCACCGATATTGATCGCCTCTCGATTCATTTTGAATCCTTTATCGAAGAGTTCACAAATATTTTGCAACGTCAAGGTGCTCGCCTCTAA
- a CDS encoding riboflavin synthase has protein sequence MFTGIITAIGEITHLAPKGDGLHLTVTTPANYLDDVAIGDSIALNGACMTVTTMQANAFEVDVSKESISKTTGLDKLGSVNLEKALRFNDRLGGHLVSGHVDGIGTVQSFTPVQGDAYGSWKLVIDAPQSLAPYLAYKGSIVVNGVSLTVNQAGPKDQSQCPIEINIIPHTLDHTTLGQLKVGDHVNLEVDLIARYVARMLSKDST, from the coding sequence ATGTTTACTGGAATCATTACCGCGATTGGTGAAATTACCCATCTCGCTCCCAAAGGGGATGGCCTCCATTTAACCGTCACAACCCCTGCTAACTATCTTGATGATGTGGCGATCGGGGATAGCATCGCCCTTAATGGCGCCTGCATGACGGTTACGACTATGCAAGCCAACGCCTTTGAAGTGGATGTTTCTAAGGAGTCGATCTCAAAAACAACAGGACTCGACAAACTTGGTTCTGTGAATCTAGAAAAGGCTCTACGATTTAATGATCGTCTCGGAGGCCACTTGGTCAGTGGCCATGTCGATGGAATAGGTACGGTTCAATCATTTACCCCCGTTCAAGGCGATGCCTATGGCTCATGGAAATTAGTAATCGATGCCCCGCAATCATTGGCCCCTTATCTGGCCTACAAAGGATCGATAGTAGTCAATGGCGTATCGCTAACGGTCAATCAAGCGGGGCCCAAAGATCAATCTCAATGCCCCATTGAAATTAACATCATTCCTCATACCCTGGATCACACCACCCTTGGCCAACTCAAGGTAGGCGATCACGTTAACTTGGAAGTGGATCTGATCGCGCGTTATGTGGCGCGCATGCTTAGTAAAGACTCAACTTAA
- the lpxK gene encoding tetraacyldisaccharide 4'-kinase, which yields MLFKTAPRFWEKSSFSQSPIRALVDRLISLVLLPLAWLYGLVVWIKQLIVDSGLLHTLGIYRAAPVPIIIVGNIRVGGTGKTPLVIALANELVERGFKPGVISRGYQPHTRSSPSQPTRVDRYSKPNQVGDEPVLMAQRIHDCVPIWVYRKRKACIDALLQSDPEVNVIISDDGLQHAALVRWPAREGGRDLELVVEDERGDGNGRLLPAGPLRESAKRERDATITISESPPPNDPFPSSRELHLSPTIDSAYPLHRPNEPIRFAHMLSRLVGLKVGVLAAIGNPKKFFDALTKLGVHIDQTLALPDHAPVQHNDLKALAVDLILITEKDAVKCAGIEDSRIWVVPMRLELPSEFSHWVQEVITRPDPYLK from the coding sequence ATGCTCTTCAAAACTGCGCCGCGCTTTTGGGAAAAATCTTCATTTTCTCAATCACCCATTCGCGCACTTGTCGATCGCTTAATCAGTCTTGTTTTACTACCCTTGGCGTGGCTCTATGGCCTCGTGGTTTGGATCAAACAGTTGATCGTGGACTCTGGGCTATTGCACACCCTGGGGATCTATCGCGCTGCACCAGTTCCCATCATCATCGTGGGCAATATTCGAGTGGGGGGCACGGGAAAAACTCCACTCGTGATTGCGCTTGCCAATGAATTGGTCGAACGCGGCTTTAAGCCTGGCGTGATTAGTCGTGGCTATCAACCCCATACTCGCTCATCACCCTCGCAACCCACACGTGTTGATCGGTACAGTAAGCCCAATCAAGTTGGTGATGAACCCGTGTTGATGGCGCAACGTATTCATGACTGCGTGCCGATATGGGTCTATCGCAAACGTAAAGCCTGCATTGATGCTCTTTTACAGTCCGATCCCGAGGTCAATGTGATCATCAGTGATGATGGTTTACAGCATGCGGCCTTAGTACGTTGGCCTGCACGCGAAGGTGGGCGTGATTTGGAGTTGGTCGTTGAGGACGAACGTGGGGATGGCAATGGCAGACTCTTGCCCGCTGGGCCATTACGCGAGAGTGCTAAGCGTGAGCGCGATGCAACCATCACTATTAGCGAATCCCCTCCCCCGAACGACCCGTTTCCCAGCTCTCGCGAACTACACCTGAGTCCAACGATCGATAGTGCCTATCCACTGCATCGGCCCAATGAGCCTATTAGATTTGCCCACATGCTCAGTCGCTTAGTTGGATTAAAAGTAGGCGTACTTGCAGCCATTGGCAATCCAAAGAAGTTTTTTGATGCACTGACCAAACTAGGGGTACATATTGATCAAACTCTAGCCCTGCCCGATCACGCGCCAGTTCAGCACAATGATCTAAAAGCCCTTGCCGTGGACCTCATCCTAATCACCGAAAAAGATGCAGTTAAATGCGCTGGGATCGAAGACTCTCGCATCTGGGTTGTTCCCATGCGCTTAGAGCTTCCATCGGAGTTTAGTCATTGGGTGCAAGAGGTGATTACGCGGCCCGATCCCTATCTCAAATAA
- the ybgF gene encoding tol-pal system protein YbgF — protein sequence MTAISRFIHTALTIALGALLSSNAWAIFSDDEARKAILEMRKSVQASQGAILDLQNQIEKLRTENAQLRGQIETLQKQTEDLTKNQKTYYQDLDNRLTRFEPQTVEVEGVTGVVQPGERSAYEEALNAFQNNQLKKADTDLNAFIRKYPSSPYLPLALFWSGNTKYALKDYNGSINQLQTLITRFPGHQRVPPAMLTLGNANLESGKKAVAKKVLSDLIAKYPDSEAAKEAKSIVANIK from the coding sequence TTGACCGCTATCTCCAGATTTATTCATACCGCTCTTACGATTGCATTGGGGGCATTACTTTCAAGTAATGCGTGGGCGATCTTCTCGGATGACGAGGCTCGCAAAGCAATCCTAGAGATGCGCAAATCGGTTCAAGCCTCGCAAGGCGCGATTCTGGATTTACAAAATCAAATCGAGAAACTGCGTACAGAAAACGCCCAACTACGCGGCCAAATCGAGACCTTGCAAAAGCAAACGGAAGATCTCACCAAGAATCAAAAAACCTACTATCAAGATTTAGATAATCGCCTGACTCGATTTGAACCTCAAACCGTCGAGGTGGAAGGTGTGACTGGTGTGGTTCAACCTGGTGAGCGGTCTGCATATGAAGAAGCGCTCAATGCATTTCAGAACAATCAGCTCAAAAAAGCCGATACCGATCTCAATGCGTTTATCCGGAAATACCCATCTAGCCCTTATTTACCCCTTGCACTCTTTTGGTCCGGTAATACCAAGTACGCACTGAAGGATTACAACGGCTCCATCAATCAATTACAAACTTTGATTACCCGCTTCCCAGGCCATCAACGGGTTCCCCCAGCAATGCTCACGCTTGGCAATGCCAATCTTGAGTCGGGGAAGAAAGCGGTGGCCAAAAAGGTCCTAAGCGATCTAATTGCCAAATACCCAGACTCTGAGGCTGCCAAAGAAGCAAAGTCGATTGTTGCCAATATCAAGTAA
- the adk gene encoding adenylate kinase: MRLILLGAPGAGKGTQAQFICEKFGIPQISTGDMLRAAVKAGTPLGIAAKKIMDAGGLVSDDIIIGLVKDRLTQPDCHKGYLFDGFPRTIPQAQAMKDAAVPIDYVLEIDVPFDAIIERMSGRRVHPASGRSYHIKFNPPKVNDKDDVTGEPLIQRDDDQEATVRKRLQVYTDQTRPLVDYYSKWASEPASSGVKAPAYRKVSGTGSVDDITKAIFAALQ; the protein is encoded by the coding sequence ATGCGCTTAATTTTGCTAGGTGCTCCAGGTGCGGGCAAGGGAACTCAAGCTCAATTTATTTGCGAGAAGTTTGGTATTCCGCAAATCTCCACTGGCGATATGTTGCGCGCTGCAGTCAAAGCGGGTACCCCCCTCGGAATCGCTGCCAAGAAAATTATGGATGCGGGTGGCCTGGTTTCTGACGACATCATTATTGGCCTTGTCAAAGATCGCTTAACCCAACCCGATTGCCACAAAGGCTATCTCTTTGATGGCTTCCCACGGACCATTCCACAAGCGCAAGCCATGAAAGATGCGGCAGTGCCGATTGACTATGTACTTGAGATTGATGTGCCCTTTGATGCCATTATTGAGCGCATGAGTGGTCGCCGCGTGCACCCCGCTTCTGGTCGCTCGTATCACATCAAATTTAATCCTCCAAAAGTGAACGATAAAGATGATGTGACGGGTGAGCCGCTCATTCAGCGCGATGATGATCAAGAAGCAACCGTACGTAAGCGTCTGCAGGTTTACACCGATCAAACGCGCCCTCTCGTGGACTACTATTCAAAGTGGGCAAGCGAACCAGCAAGCTCTGGGGTTAAGGCGCCTGCCTATCGCAAGGTATCAGGCACAGGCTCGGTGGACGATATCACCAAAGCAATCTTCGCAGCGTTGCAGTAA